One Schistocerca nitens isolate TAMUIC-IGC-003100 chromosome 1, iqSchNite1.1, whole genome shotgun sequence DNA segment encodes these proteins:
- the LOC126198024 gene encoding uncharacterized protein LOC126198024 produces the protein MNYQETREDLNTFVDKLANLINDTFKSCIKNYDTLLPFLNKKEINAKIHHRLVFVNILLNKLNEELSGLITEYVTVSPYEQKGETVLFEGGRRRRKSHMLKLDGQQTESKKSPYSDNRKRSIPLTSQTGINIQSDNLLLIGTEKAINTQPQKLDMQEKKNVKTETQDSNKFEGGMKRIMSDVVDLDRHETKSIKMELPFSDNSKCSIPLTSQTGTNIKPENLVLRDNEETSNTQARKADMQEKKNIKTEAQESNKVEEGRRRIIYDVLDLGRHETKSIKVDVPFSDNAKCSIPLTSQTGTNVKSENSLLRDNEETSNTQALKLDMQGKKNIKTEAQDSNKVKGGRKRITSDVLDVGRHETKSMKVEVPFSDNTKYFIPLISRTGTNIKSENSVLRDNEQTSNIQAQKSDMHGKKNIKTEIQESNEVEDIHEFPITSCQIPVAHNLYDTTNNGATVHFAGDGVRASVVDRHVVGNVCNTPFDTLTHSENNEMCVPLLNVGNETSSQEKRENTDNILSKDHDIYRGLREEVGCTTSLSAHAKRSFDSKEPPVTFSTCDNQSAVLLGGRENSFYGGWREAPHCPRTYINGDVPAQRSEKWCRAEDSLYGILKIRNGMYRSSLFGDMAVFGHVRGKQYKRARMTARRERKLDNLILIDRTVTIDTEEDNLLYMLAKKSIKMKLQDLNKVEGDEKRRMSDALDLGRQEAKSIKMEEPFSDHKKYSIPLTSQTGINIKSDNLALMDNEETSNTQAQKLDMHVKKNIKSAVQESNEVEGVHESLITSHQIPVDQKLYNTTNNGMTVRFIGDEVNASVTDRYVQDNAFDKRFDTFTHRVNNEECIPFRNAGNETSNQEKCEDSGSVLSTDYDIYRGLQGEVGRTICFSDEAKRPFDSKEPPVTSSTCDKQSAVFIEQRANSRIEGGRRAPNSPIKYEKDDVPVQKSEEQCRAEDAIYGITNIEDGTYRCTVCDCNLFCGRSVISHVRGNQHNTARITAMKNDCTKGPEVPNNSCGGELVNYQAEEDHMKGKKHKIKQETAEKNSCPKEFEISSNSCESTTPVSLCSAVSCSLADSVAIVEDRHQVMSVKRSVMLNDIWTYFYAPFHINKQFIRFHSRQIICTLCWEQVGRYILNIRVHISSLSHLDRVNILRNIELKNKSSNKQLLDIPGSLKNIVPATQFSLRNNGFFCSVCNCFCEKALILSHMTGASHGRKLDEMKNLVKS, from the coding sequence ATGAATTACCAAGAAACAAGAGAAGATTTAAATACATTTGTCGACAAATTAGCCAACCTGATAAATGATACTTTCAAATCCTGCATAAAGAACTATGATACATTACTGCCGTTCCttaataaaaaggaaataaatgcTAAAATACATCACAGATTAGTATTTGTTAATATACTGTTGAACAAGTTAAATGAAGAACTTTCAGGACTTATAACTGAATATGTAACTGTGTCACCATATGAACAAAAAGGGGAGACTGTTCTGTTtgaaggagggaggaggagaagaaagtcCCATATGCTGAAGTTAGACGGACAACAGACTGAAAGTAAAAAAAGTCCATATTCCGATAATAGAAAGCGTTCCATTCCTTTAACTTCACAAACTGGAATCAATATACAATCAGAtaatttattattaattggtaCTGAAAAAGCAATTAATACACAGCCACAGAAATTGGACATGCaagagaagaaaaatgtaaaaacagaAACACAAGATTCAAATAAATTTGAAGGAGGTATGAAGAGAATAATGTCTGATGTGGTTGATTTAGACAGACATGAGACCAAAAGTATAAAAATGGAATTGCCATTTTCCGATAATTCGAAGTGTTCCATTCCATTAACTTCACAGACTGGAACCAATATAAAACCAGAAAATTTGGTATTAAGGGATAATGAAGAAACAAGTAACACACAGGCACGGAAGGCGGACATGCAagagaagaaaaatataaaaactgaagcaCAGGAGTCAAATAAAGTTGAAGAAGGTAGAAGGAGAATAATATATGATGTGCTAGATTTAGGCAGACATGAGACCAAAAGTATAAAAGTGGATGTGCCATTTTCTGATAATGCCAAGTGTTCCATTCCATTAACTTCACAGACTGGAACCAATGTAAAATCAGAGAATTCACTGTTAAGGGATAATGAAGAAACAAGTAATACACAGGCACTGAAGTTGGATATGCAAgggaagaaaaatataaaaacagaagcACAAGATTCAAATAAAGTCAAAGGAGGCAGGAAGAGAATAACAAGCGATGTGCTTGATGTAGGCAGACATGAGACCAAAAGTATGAAAGTGGAAGTGCCATTTTCCGATAATACCAAATATTTCATTCCATTAATTTCACGGACTGGAACCAATATAAAGTCAGAGAATTCAGTATTAAGGGATAATGAACAAACCAGTAATATACAGGCACAAAAGTCAGACAtgcatggaaagaaaaacataaaaacagaaatacaagaatCAAATGAAGTTGAAGATATACATGAATTCCCCATAACTAGTTGTCAGATTCCTGTGGCTCACAACTTGTATGACACTACAAATAATGGAGCAACAGTTCATTTTGCTGGTGATGGGGTACGTGCATCTGTTGTAGATAGACATGTAGTGGGTAATGTGTGTAATACACCTTTTGACACTCTTACTCACAgtgaaaataatgaaatgtgtgttcCATTACTAAATGTAGGAAATGAGACTAGCAGTCAGGAGAAACGTGAAAACACTGACAACATTCTTAGTAAAGATCATGACATTTACAGAGGACTGCGAGAAGAAGTTGGCTGTACCACTTCTCTTTCTGCCCATGCaaaaagatcatttgacagtaaaGAACCTCCTGTTACTTTCAGTACTTGTGATAATCAATCTGCTGTGTTACTAGGAGGGAGAGAAAATAGCTTttacggaggatggagagaagctcCTCATTGTCCTAGAACATATATAAACGGTGATGTCCCTGCTCAGAGATCAGAGAAATGGTGTAGAGCAGAAGATTCACTATATGGTATCTTAAAGATCAGGAATGGGATGTATAGATCTTCACTTTTTGGTGACATGGCAGTGTTTGGTCATGTGAGAGGAAAGCAGTATAAAAGAGCACGAATGACTGCCAGGAGAGAGAGAAAATTGGATAATTTGATATTAATTGATAGAACAGTAACAATTGATACAGAGGAAGATAATTTGTTGTACATGCTTGCAAAGAAAAGCATAAAGATGAAACTACAAGATTTAAATAAAGTTGAAGGAGATGAGAAGAGAAGAATGTCTGATGCACTCGATTTAGGCAGACAGGAGGCCAAAAGTATAAAAATGGAAGAGCCATTTTCTGATCATAAAAAGTATTCCATCCCTTTAACTTCACAGACTGGAATCAATATAAAGTCAGATAATTTGGCATTAATGGATAATGAAGAAACAAGTAATACACAGGCACAGAAGTTGGACATGCATGTGAAGAAAAACATAAAATCAGCAGTACAAGAATCAAATGAAGTTGAAGGTGTACATGAATCCCTCATAACTAGTCATCAGATTCCTGTGGATCAGAAATTGTATAACACTACAAATAATGGAATGACCGTTCGTTTTATTGGTGACGAGGTAAATGCATCTGTTACAGATAGATATGTGCAGGATAATGCATTTGATAAACGTTTTGACACGTTTACTCACAGAGTAAATAATGAAGAGTGTATTCCATTTCGAAATgcaggaaatgagactagcaaccAAGAGAAATGTGAAGACAGTGGCAGTGTTCTTAGTACAGATTATGACATTTACAGAGGGCTGCAAGGAGAAGTTGGCCGTACCATttgtttttctgatgaagcaaAAAGACCATTCGACAGTAAAGAGCCTCCTGTTACTTCCAGTACTTGTGATAAGCAATCTGCTGTGTTTATAGAACAGAGAGCAAATAGCCGTATTGAGGGAGGGAGAAGAGCTCCTAATTCTCCTATAAAATATGAAAAAGATGATGTACCAGTGCAGAAATCAGAGGAACAGTGTAGAGCAGAAGATGCAATATATGGTATCACAAATATCGAGGATGGGACATATAGATGTACAGTGTGTGATTGTAATCTTTTTTGTGGCAGGTCAGTGATTAGTCATGTGAGAGGAAATCAGCATAATACAGCACGAATAACTGCCATGAAGAATGATTGTACCAAAGGGCCTGAAGTTCCAAATAACAGTTGTGGAGGTGAACTAGTTAACTACCAGGCAGAGGAGGATCATATGAAAGgaaagaagcataaaataaaacaagaaactgcTGAAAAGAACAGTTGTCCCAAAGAGTTTGAAATTTCAAGCAACAGCTGTGAAAGTACTACACctgtttctttgtgttcagctgttTCTTGCTCACTTGCTGACAGTGTTGCTATTGTAGAGGATCGACATCAGGTAATGTCAGTGAAACGTTCAGTTATGTTAAATGATATATGGACATATTTTTATGCACCATtccacattaacaaacaattcatcAGGTTTCATTCAAGGCAAATAATCTGCACCCTTTGTTGGGAACAAGTAGGAAGATACATATTAAATATAAGGGTACACATTTCTAGCTTAAGTCATCTTGATCGGGTAAATATATTACGAAATATTGAACTGAAAAATAAGTCATCCAATAAACAACTATTGGATATACCAGGCAGTCTAAAGAACATTGTTCCTGCTACTCAGTTTAGCCTGAGAAACAATGGTTTCTTTTGTAGTGTGTGCAACTGTTTCTGTGAAAAAGCACTTATATTAAGTCATATGACAGGTGCAAGCCATGGCAGAAAGCTAGATGAAATGAAAAACTTGGTAAAGAGCTAA